CAGCGGACAACACATGCTTCAAAATGCCTAGTGCTTTCTTTGTTTCAACCTCATTCAGGGAAGCAAACCCCAACCGCATGGAATTTGCTGAAAAAGCTTCGTTTTTATAGAAATCCCCATCATCTATGTAAAGACCCTTCCTCCCTGCCAGGCGGGATACCTCATGCAAATCGATGGACTCTGCGAAGTTGGCCCACACCCCAAGCCCGCCCTCTGGCATTGAAAACGTGATGTGTTCCCCGAATTCTGTTTGAAGCAAACCACAAAAATGATCACGCCTTGCTTTATACGTTCTCTGGGACTTTCGGAAATGCCGTTCCATTTCACCGTTTTCAAACATTGTTGAAAAAGCTTCTTCCATCAAGGTATCCCCTTGCCGGTCTATGAGCTGCCTCAGTGAAGACGCCGCTGTTATAAAATCGGCAGGGCCTATCATAAAGCCGATCCTGAGTGCAGGAGCAAAGGTTTTTGAAATCGATCCGATGTAGATCACATTTTGGTTATGGTCAATGCTGGCCAGCGGCAAAAACGGCTTGTTCTCATAGTGGAAGTCGAAATCATAATCGTCTTCAATGATGGCAAACCGATGCTTTTTTGCAAGGGCCAACAGCTTTAAGCGGCGGTCGCTGCTGAGGGTTACCGTTGTAGGAAGGTGATGATGGGGTATGACATAAACAGCCCTGATTGGTTTTGTTTCCAACACTTTTTCCAGGTAATCAATGTCCATCCCCATTGCATCCACCGGTATCCTGACGACCGATCCGCCAGCATGCCGGAAGGCTTCGTCTGCCAGTAAATAGTTCGAAAGGCCGGCTGCGATATAAGTATCAGGCCCCAAAAGCAATTGCGAGGCGAGATATATGCCCATCTGGCTTCCCTTGGTAATCAGGATCTGCTCCGGCGACACGGCCACGCCCCTGGTGTGAGACAGATAGTTGCTGACCGAAACGCGCAGCCGCTCTGATCCCATCGCGCTGCCGTAACGTAAAAAGCTTTTGCCATAAAACTTTCTGGAAATACTCCGGTACTCCCGCATCAATTGGTCAATGGGGGCCAGCCTCACATCGGGGAACCCGTCGTCAATCGCCAGAGAAGCCTTTTGAAGGTCTTTACTCGGCAGGGCACCTTTAAAACTGTCTGTCCAGTGAAAGGCGTGTTCATTACCTTCATTTACAGTCCCGCTCAAACTTACAGCCCTGGCTAAAATGGGTAGCTTCGATTGTACAAAAACACCCTTCCGTTCAGCGGACTCGGCCCAACCCTGATTGATCAGTTCTTCATACGCCAGTTTGATTGTGTTCCTGTTTATTCCGATTAAGTCTGCCAGGATCCTGGTGCTGGGCAAACTGTCGGAGGGCTTCAGCATCCCTTTTGTAATCAGGGAAATGAAGCAATTGCATACTTGCAGGTACAAGGATACCGGCGAGTTTCTATCAAGCTGGATCAGCGTTTTATAAGGCAGCATCTGGGCTATATGAATTGTTTGAACTGGGTTACAAAGCTAGTCCAATGTGCCGGTAAATTTGTTTAAAATTATCACAATGAGCAAACTACTAGTTATCAATGCAAGCGCCAGGAGCAACCATTCCCACAGCAGGGGGCTCACTGCGGCTTTTGTGAAACACTGGGTGAAAGTTAATCCGGGTTCACAAGTTGTATTCCGTGAGTTAGGTACTGCCAATGTGCCTCACATGACAGGAGAATGGATATCGGCAGCATTTAAACCCGCAGCCGACAGAAACGGGCAGGATCTGCGTGAGCTTGCTCTCAGCGATACATACGTTTCGGAGCTGCACCGGGCGGATGTGATCGTCATCGGTTCGCCTATGTATAACTGGTCAATCCCAAGCCCTTTGAAAGCCTATATCGACCAGATTATGCGGATACATGAAACTTGGAAGCCCAACAAGGCTGACCCTCAAAACCCATACACAGGTCTTTTAAAGGGAAAGACACTGGTCTTGTTGTTAGCAAGGGGATCTGCCGGTTATGAAGCCGGGGAATATAACCATCATATGAACTTTCAGAGTACCTACCTGAAAATGATTTTCAACATAATGGGGATCACGGATATACACGTAATCCCGATCAACGGTGCATCGACGCCGTCGCAAGAGCTGCAAGACTCGATTGAGACGGCCAGAGCGGATATTGAAGAATTTATCAATTCAGGTCTGTACTTTGCAACTGACAGAAAGAGCGTATCAAACGGAATTGAGCGTAAAAATTAATATAAACAAATAATGGAAACCAGAATCAGAATCGACAAGGTAGAACCAGCAGGATATAAGGCAGTACTTGGCCTTGAAAAATTCATCGAGAGCACGCCATTGACCAGGGTACACAAAGACCTGATCAAGATCCGCGCCTCCCAGATCAATGGCTGTGCATTTTGCATAGATATGCACACGAAGGAAGCGCGCAAGGCAGGTGAAACAGAGCAACGCATTTACGCCCTGAATGCCTGGCGCGATTCTCCTTTTTATACAGAAGATGAGCGGGCTATACTTGCCTTGACCGAAGAAGTAACATTGATTCACAACCACGTTACCGACAACACGTATCAGCAAGCTGCGAATGTACTTGATGAGACTTATCTGGCTCAGGTGATGATGGCTATTATTACGATTAACGTCTGGAACAGGATCGGCATCGCTACTAAGCTGGTACCGGCTTAATCCGGAAGATTAACGGGCACGTGCCCAGCATAACATTTCATTGTAGTTTTTAATGGCAGGATGCGATTGCATCCCGCCATTTTTGTTGGCCACCCTGACCACGCACGAACTACACAACTGTGAGTAGCAAGGCTCGATGTTTGTCCCTGGACCAAGAATCTCATAGCTGACCCGCGGTTAATCCGATTAAAGTTTCAACTTGTCTCAAATACCCCCCGAATATGTTTCAAATGGCCGCGGTAACGGATTGGCAGTTAGCTAATTTTGTTACAGTCCAAACCTAATCAACAAATCTGATCACGTATGAGAAAGATAATCGCCGCTATCAATATGACGCTCGACGGTTTTTGCGATCACACGGCGGTTTCGCCCGACGAAGCAGTGCACGATCACTACGGTGAGCTACTAAAAAATGCCGGCACTGCTTTGTATGGCCGGAAAACCTACCTGCTGATGGAGTTCTGGAAAGGCCTGGCGGAACACCCCAGTGGAGAAAAATCGATGGATGATTTTGCAATGAATATGGACGCTATTCCCAAAATCGTCTTTTCTCGCACCTTGCAAAGTGTGGATTGGAAAAGCGCGAAGGTTGCTACCCGCAGCCTCGAAGCGGAAACGCTGGCGCTCCGGGAAGAAGATGGCGGTGACATTCTGGTTGGCAGCCGCAGCATTATTATGGCCCTGATGAATCTGGGCCTGGTAGATGAATTTCAGCTGATGGTCCACCCGGTGGTGGCGCGAAAAGGCTTGCCCTTATTTGAAGAACTGACAGACGGAGTGGTTTTAAAATTGATAAAGACGCACACTTTTGCCAGTGGGGCCGTCTTGCTGTACTATGCCCCATCGAAGCAACAATAGCCGGACCACAGAGGGGTTATTCCAGATAATTCTTAAACTAATCTGCCTTGATTTCAAAGGTTGCGGCCAGCCAAAATTACAGGAGGCTCCGCCGGGCATTCACAACGACCGAGGTAGCATTCATAACTCCGGACACTGGGCAATGAGATTGCTATTGGAGCAAATCAGTAGGAATTTAACGCACAAATGCCGCCTCGGGAGTCCAAAGCGGCATTTTCGGGAATGCGGGGTATTTAGCCCGGCACATACCTTATTTCGTTTTATCAAGGCTTTTTACGTGTTCAGCGTGCGCTTTGATCACCGGCAAAGTCTTGTCGATGAAGGCTTTCAGTTCCGCGTCTTTCACTTCTTTCTGTGCGTCTTCAAAAAGTTTCACCGTATTATCGTGATCTTTCTTCATCTGCGCTATATAAGCTTTGTCAAAATCGCTGCCACTTTTGCCTCCCAGGTCAGCTGCTGCCTTTTGTTTTTCCTCATTCGGCGCCGAAGGCAATGTGATATTCTTACTTGATGCCAGTGTTTTCAGCTCTTCATTTGCTTTCGAATGGTCTGTGACCATCTGTTTTGCGAATGCTTTCACTTTCGGATCCGTGGCTTTTTCTTCCGCAATTTTACTTAATGCTACTTCTGCCATTCCGCCATTTGCGGCTTCCACAGCAAACTCGGCATCGTCCTCGGCGACGGCAGATCCGGAGTCGGTGTCGGTACTGTCTGCCACTGCCTCATTGGTACTGTCGGCAAAATCAGTTGTGTCAGTCGATTTCGACCCGCAGCCCCATAGCATTGCTACGGTTGCGAGAGTTAAGAATGTTGATGCAATTTTCATTGGTATTCCGTGTTTAAGTGGTGATAAAATTCACAGTGCCGGACAATACCGGCAAAGTCGATACTTACTATCAAAAAGCGTACCCGTAAGCACCACGAAACCCCGGCTTTAACAAAAGCGCTCTCCTTTCGTTACGCAATTGAACAATAAAAAAATCAGCAGCACCCTGATCACAAAGTTAACGATTGGATAATACTGGCTTAAAACACCTCCGGCAGACCGCTTGTAGTTTTGTTTTTTGATTGAAACTACGCCGGTCACCCCTACACCGGCCGGCCCACTTAACCGCTTATTACAAATGAAAGTAAATTTACTGCAGGCATTTTTTGCTTTGCTGATTGGATGTTGTGTGACTTTACAATTATCCGCCCAATCCATCACCATCAGCGGTAAGGTAACCGCTCCATCCGGCGACGCGCTTCCCGGTGTCAGCATCCTCGTGAAAGGCAGCAGTATTGGCACTACTACCGATGCCAACGGAGCATACACGCTAGCTGTTGCTTCAAAAAATGCAACCCTTGTTTTTTCAGCCATTGGTTTCCTTTCCCGCGAGCAGCCGGTCGGCAATAAAAGTGTTGTGGATATAATATTAGAGGAGGACACCAAAATTCTCAATGAAGTGGTAGTAACCGCATTGGGTATTAAAAGAGAGGAAAAATCACTCGGCTTTGCTGCACAGACAATCAATGAAAATGCGGTGAAAGATGCGAAATCCAATAACTGGGTCAATACCCTTTCGGGGAAAGTGGCAGGGCTTAATATTCAGGGCGCGGGAGCCGGGCCTATGGGTTCGTCCCGTATTACCTTGCGCGGCGAATCGTCTTTGAACCTCGACAATAACCAGGCGCTGATCGTTGTCGACGGGGTGCCGGTAAGCAGCAGAATCACCGGAACAGGCTTCAACTCGCACCTTTCGGCCGATAGCCCGGTGGATTACGGTTCGAGCCTGTCAGACATTAATCCTGACGATATAGACAAAGTAACGGTGCTGAAAGGTCCCGGGGCCACAGCATTATACGGTAGCCGGGCCGCCGGCGGGGCGATTATTATCACGACCAAGTCAGGCGTCCGCCAGGATAAGGGTATTGGCGTAACGGTCAATTCCAATTTCAGTGCTGAGCAGATCAACCGCTATCCGGATTATCAATTTGAATATGGCGAGGGAAGAAGCAGCGCATACTTCTCTTATCTCGACAGCGAAGACGGTCCAAACACAGCTACAACAGTTGCAGCCGGAAGAGCCTGGGGACCTCGATTTGACGGTCAATCCTATTTCCAGTATAACCCTGACGCGCCCGATGGAAGGCCGACCGTTCGCACGCCCTGGGTTGCCAACAAAGATTACATTTCCGGCTTTTTCCAGACCGGAACTACATTTTCTAACAGTGTTTCAATTGAAGGCGGCGGTGAAAACGGCTCCGCTCGCCTGTCACTCACGCATTTGAAAAACAAATGGATCATCCCAAATACAGGCTTTGAGAGGCTGAATGCTGCATTATCGATCAATCAGCGTGTATCGAAAAGACTAAAAATAAACGGAAAGGCCAACTATACTAACAAGAAAAGTGACAACCTGCCGATGGCGGGATATAACAACCAGTCGCTGATGTATTTCCTGATCCTCGGCACAACGCCGAACATTAAACCGGAATGGTTTAAGCCTTACTGGGAACCGGGGCTAGAGAACGTGAAACAGAGAAGCCCTTTCAACCCCACTCCCGACAACCCGTATCTGGGGATGTACGAAATGCTCAACAAAATGAACAAGCACGGGTTTATCGGAAATGTGTCGGCCAATTATGAGATCTCCAAAAAGTTTGACCTGATGGTGCGCTCCGGTCTGGACATGGCTTTCGAATTCCGTTCGCAGCAGCGCCCATTCAGCATGACACGCTACCCGCGCGGCATGTACCGGGAGCAGAATGTATTTACCTATGAGTCAAATACCGACTTTTTGCTCAATTACAAGGACAAGATCGGCGGTTTGATCGATGTTACTGCTTCGGTTGGCGGCAATTCCATGCGGCAATCTTACGATTTTGCAGGTATGTACGCCGACCAGCTTGCACAGCCGGGGATTTACCAGATTTCCAACAGTCTCGATCAGGCAGTGGCAGATCCGTTAAAAACTAAAAAAGCGATCAACAGTATCTATGCTGCGACCCAGTTTTCATGGGATGAAAAAATATTTCTGGACGTAACCGGGCGTAACGACTGGTCGAGCACGCTGCCTTACGGAAACAACTCTTTCTTTTACCCATCGGTAAGTTCCAGCTTCCTTCTCAATGAACTTTTCACACTTCCACAAGCCGTTTCCTTTGCCAAGTTCCGTGCGTCGTGGGCGCAGGTCGGCAATGATACCCGCCCATATCAGACCGCACGTTATTACGACCGGGTTTACGGAAATAGCTTCACCAACTCCTCTACACTTTTCAATGCGGAACTGAAACCTGAGATCACGGCCAGTTATGAGTTTGGTTTGGATGTTCGTTTGCTGAAAAATCTGGTTGGCCTGGATGTGGCTTATTATAACAACAACAGCAGAAACCAGATCCTGGCCATTCCTTTGGATCCCGTGTCAGGATATTCCAATGCATTAATCAATGCGGGATTAATCAATAGCCGAGGCGTGGAGGTCAAGCTTACAGGCAAGCCGGTTACTACTAAAAATTTCAGCTGGAACACGACACTGCTCTGGTCAAGGAACCGGAGTTTCGTAAGGGAACTTGCGTCCGGGATTACCAATCAGGTGATTTACGCACACAATACCAATGTGAGCATCGAGGCGCGCGTAGGCGGACTGATGGGCGACATGTATGGCCGCGGTTTTCAGCGCGCCCCCGACGGTCAGATCATCTATTCCTCAGTAGGACTACCGGCCGCATTAGATCCCGTTGCCAAAAAATGGGGAAATGCATTTGCCGACTGGAAAGCGAGCATTTCTAATGAATTTACGATCAAAAACGTCCGTGTGAGCCTGCTTTTGGACGGACAAAAAGGCGGCAGTATGTTTTCGCAGACCAGCCACAAGAACAATACCTTGGGTAAAACAAAGGTTACTTTGCCCGGCCGGGAAGACGGGATCATTGGTCAGGGCGTCGTAAAACAGCCGGACGGAAGCTTCACCCCGAATACTGTAAAAGTTCCTGCCAGCTCTTACTATGACAACTATTACCAGATCGCGAATGCAGAAACCAACATTTTCGACGCTTCTTTCCTGAAAATCAGGGAAGTGCGTGTAGAATTCAACCTTCCGCAAGCGTTGCTTTCCAGGATCGGTGTGCGCCAGACCAGCCTGGCTGTATTTGGCAGGGACCTATTCAATTTCACTAAATTCCCTGGATTTGATCCCGAAGGTGGAAACCTGAACAACGGCACACTCACACCGGGGGTTGAGCTGGCGCAGTTTCCTTCCACCCGGACCATGGGAATGAATATTACCCTGAAATTTTAATCCAAAGAAATCATGTTTAAGAAAAAATATATCCCGCTTCTATTGCTGTTGACCATTTTAGGCTCCTGCACCAATAACTTCGACGAGCTTAACACCGACCCCAACCGGCCGAAGGAAATTACTCCGGGCGTAATGCTGGGACAGTTACAATATCAGATCGTGAACAGTACCGTGAATGCAAGCCGCAATTTCACCCACGAGCTCATGCAGGTGGATGCACCACGCGCAAGTGCAGGCGGCGGCGGGCTGCACCGTTATATTGTAAATCCGGGTAGCGGCGTCTGGAGTAATTTCTACGCTTATCTCAATGATATCGAAGACATTTACATCATCGCCGACAAATTGAATGAGAATAATTATAAGGCCATTTCGCTGATCTACAAATCGTGGAGCTACTCGATTCTGACGGACCTATATGGCGATGTGCCCTATTCTCAGGCTACCAAAGCGATTGAAGGAAATTTTAAACCTGCGTTTGACAAACAAAAAGACATTTACGTCCAGCTCCTGAAAAATCTGGAAACGGCCAATACGCTGCTTGATGAAACAAAGGCGCTGACATACGGCGGAGATATGCTTTATAATTCCAATGCATTATCCGGCGGAAAAAATCCTGGAATCCTGAAATGGAAGAAGTTCTGCAACTCCCTGCGGCTGCGATTACTGCTGCGGATTTCGAAAAAAGAAGGGGAAGTAAATGTAAAACAGCAGATCACAGCTATCCTTGCCGATCCAATCGCCAATCCCGTTTTTACGACCAATGCCGACGAAGCGATTTTCAGATATCCGGGGACATTTCCTTTTTTCAATCCTTTCTACAACGCAAGACAAGTAGACTGGCGTGACGGGAATTACTATACCAAGTTCTTCATGGACTGCATGAACGATCTGGGCGATCCACGCCGCGCAGCCTGGGCAACGCAGGTTAAATCCGGCACTGAAAACGTATTTCGGGGCATAGAAAGCGGCTACCCGACCACACTGGAATATGCGGTAGGAAGCAACTCGAGCTATTCGGACGCGTTGAAAACATTACCCCAGCTGGGCACGATGATGACATTGGCGGAAGTAGAATTTATCAAGGCAGAACTGGTGGTAAAAGGGTACACGACTGGTTCAACCGCCGAAAAACATTACGAATCGGGCATTGCGGCATCGATGGCACAGTGGGGCGTGACCATGCCATCCGGGTTTACCAGGCAGCCGGGCATTTTGTTCAACCCAACTGCCACTGCTGAAAAACAATTGGAGCAGATCATGTTGCAAAAGTATTATGCTTACTTTTTCGTGGACTACCAATCGTGGTTTGAAAAGCGCAGAACGGGTTATCCGGTATTGCCACGCGGCAATGGGATTCCGGCAGAAAATACTTTCCCGTCACGGGTCCCCTATCCTACCTATCTGCAATCGCTAAACCCGGAAGCACTGGCCGGGGCTGTGGCGTCGATGGGCGGCGATGACAGTGATATCAAGGTTTGGTGGGATAAATAGCTAATATATCTGATTGATTTCCAAAATGATCTGTAAAAATAAAATTGCACTCTGGGCAGTCCTTTTTCTTTGGGCTGCCCTGGCATCAAATTTCGCCCGGGCGCAAAAATCAAAGATTACAATGCCCGAGCGCGGCCTGTGCGCACACCGCGGTTGTATGGACACCCACCCCGAAAATACACTGCCGGCATTTGCTGAGGCTGTCAGGTTAGGCGCCCAGATGATCGAGTTCGACATTCAGCTTACCAAAGACAGTGCGTTGGTGATCATGCACGACGATGCCGTTGATCGCACTACGAACGGAAATGGCCAGGTTTCCGGGCTTACATATGCCCAGATCCGCGTTTTGGATGCCGGAGTTAAAAAGGCGGAGAAATTCAGAGGAACCCGGGTACCGACTTTTGAAGAAACGCTTGCCATGATGCCCGATAACGTGTGGCTCAACTGTCATTTGAAAGGCGATGAAGCTGTCGGGGCAAAAGCGGCGGCTATGCTGGAGAAGTCTGGCAGGTTGCATCAGGCTTTTCTGACCTGTTCGGAAAAAGCGGCCGAAGGTG
This Dyadobacter sp. UC 10 DNA region includes the following protein-coding sequences:
- the pdxR gene encoding MocR-like pyridoxine biosynthesis transcription factor PdxR — its product is MLPYKTLIQLDRNSPVSLYLQVCNCFISLITKGMLKPSDSLPSTRILADLIGINRNTIKLAYEELINQGWAESAERKGVFVQSKLPILARAVSLSGTVNEGNEHAFHWTDSFKGALPSKDLQKASLAIDDGFPDVRLAPIDQLMREYRSISRKFYGKSFLRYGSAMGSERLRVSVSNYLSHTRGVAVSPEQILITKGSQMGIYLASQLLLGPDTYIAAGLSNYLLADEAFRHAGGSVVRIPVDAMGMDIDYLEKVLETKPIRAVYVIPHHHLPTTVTLSSDRRLKLLALAKKHRFAIIEDDYDFDFHYENKPFLPLASIDHNQNVIYIGSISKTFAPALRIGFMIGPADFITAASSLRQLIDRQGDTLMEEAFSTMFENGEMERHFRKSQRTYKARRDHFCGLLQTEFGEHITFSMPEGGLGVWANFAESIDLHEVSRLAGRKGLYIDDGDFYKNEAFSANSMRLGFASLNEVETKKALGILKHVLSAGP
- a CDS encoding FMN-dependent NADH-azoreductase, translating into MSKLLVINASARSNHSHSRGLTAAFVKHWVKVNPGSQVVFRELGTANVPHMTGEWISAAFKPAADRNGQDLRELALSDTYVSELHRADVIVIGSPMYNWSIPSPLKAYIDQIMRIHETWKPNKADPQNPYTGLLKGKTLVLLLARGSAGYEAGEYNHHMNFQSTYLKMIFNIMGITDIHVIPINGASTPSQELQDSIETARADIEEFINSGLYFATDRKSVSNGIERKN
- a CDS encoding carboxymuconolactone decarboxylase family protein, which translates into the protein METRIRIDKVEPAGYKAVLGLEKFIESTPLTRVHKDLIKIRASQINGCAFCIDMHTKEARKAGETEQRIYALNAWRDSPFYTEDERAILALTEEVTLIHNHVTDNTYQQAANVLDETYLAQVMMAIITINVWNRIGIATKLVPA
- a CDS encoding dihydrofolate reductase family protein, whose amino-acid sequence is MRKIIAAINMTLDGFCDHTAVSPDEAVHDHYGELLKNAGTALYGRKTYLLMEFWKGLAEHPSGEKSMDDFAMNMDAIPKIVFSRTLQSVDWKSAKVATRSLEAETLALREEDGGDILVGSRSIIMALMNLGLVDEFQLMVHPVVARKGLPLFEELTDGVVLKLIKTHTFASGAVLLYYAPSKQQ
- a CDS encoding DUF4142 domain-containing protein, with protein sequence MKIASTFLTLATVAMLWGCGSKSTDTTDFADSTNEAVADSTDTDSGSAVAEDDAEFAVEAANGGMAEVALSKIAEEKATDPKVKAFAKQMVTDHSKANEELKTLASSKNITLPSAPNEEKQKAAADLGGKSGSDFDKAYIAQMKKDHDNTVKLFEDAQKEVKDAELKAFIDKTLPVIKAHAEHVKSLDKTK
- a CDS encoding SusC/RagA family TonB-linked outer membrane protein, with the translated sequence MKVNLLQAFFALLIGCCVTLQLSAQSITISGKVTAPSGDALPGVSILVKGSSIGTTTDANGAYTLAVASKNATLVFSAIGFLSREQPVGNKSVVDIILEEDTKILNEVVVTALGIKREEKSLGFAAQTINENAVKDAKSNNWVNTLSGKVAGLNIQGAGAGPMGSSRITLRGESSLNLDNNQALIVVDGVPVSSRITGTGFNSHLSADSPVDYGSSLSDINPDDIDKVTVLKGPGATALYGSRAAGGAIIITTKSGVRQDKGIGVTVNSNFSAEQINRYPDYQFEYGEGRSSAYFSYLDSEDGPNTATTVAAGRAWGPRFDGQSYFQYNPDAPDGRPTVRTPWVANKDYISGFFQTGTTFSNSVSIEGGGENGSARLSLTHLKNKWIIPNTGFERLNAALSINQRVSKRLKINGKANYTNKKSDNLPMAGYNNQSLMYFLILGTTPNIKPEWFKPYWEPGLENVKQRSPFNPTPDNPYLGMYEMLNKMNKHGFIGNVSANYEISKKFDLMVRSGLDMAFEFRSQQRPFSMTRYPRGMYREQNVFTYESNTDFLLNYKDKIGGLIDVTASVGGNSMRQSYDFAGMYADQLAQPGIYQISNSLDQAVADPLKTKKAINSIYAATQFSWDEKIFLDVTGRNDWSSTLPYGNNSFFYPSVSSSFLLNELFTLPQAVSFAKFRASWAQVGNDTRPYQTARYYDRVYGNSFTNSSTLFNAELKPEITASYEFGLDVRLLKNLVGLDVAYYNNNSRNQILAIPLDPVSGYSNALINAGLINSRGVEVKLTGKPVTTKNFSWNTTLLWSRNRSFVRELASGITNQVIYAHNTNVSIEARVGGLMGDMYGRGFQRAPDGQIIYSSVGLPAALDPVAKKWGNAFADWKASISNEFTIKNVRVSLLLDGQKGGSMFSQTSHKNNTLGKTKVTLPGREDGIIGQGVVKQPDGSFTPNTVKVPASSYYDNYYQIANAETNIFDASFLKIREVRVEFNLPQALLSRIGVRQTSLAVFGRDLFNFTKFPGFDPEGGNLNNGTLTPGVELAQFPSTRTMGMNITLKF
- a CDS encoding SusD/RagB family nutrient-binding outer membrane lipoprotein, which encodes MFKKKYIPLLLLLTILGSCTNNFDELNTDPNRPKEITPGVMLGQLQYQIVNSTVNASRNFTHELMQVDAPRASAGGGGLHRYIVNPGSGVWSNFYAYLNDIEDIYIIADKLNENNYKAISLIYKSWSYSILTDLYGDVPYSQATKAIEGNFKPAFDKQKDIYVQLLKNLETANTLLDETKALTYGGDMLYNSNALSGGKNPGILKWKKFCNSLRLRLLLRISKKEGEVNVKQQITAILADPIANPVFTTNADEAIFRYPGTFPFFNPFYNARQVDWRDGNYYTKFFMDCMNDLGDPRRAAWATQVKSGTENVFRGIESGYPTTLEYAVGSNSSYSDALKTLPQLGTMMTLAEVEFIKAELVVKGYTTGSTAEKHYESGIAASMAQWGVTMPSGFTRQPGILFNPTATAEKQLEQIMLQKYYAYFFVDYQSWFEKRRTGYPVLPRGNGIPAENTFPSRVPYPTYLQSLNPEALAGAVASMGGDDSDIKVWWDK